Proteins found in one Ptychodera flava strain L36383 chromosome 16, AS_Pfla_20210202, whole genome shotgun sequence genomic segment:
- the LOC139152815 gene encoding membrane-spanning 4-domains subfamily A member 4D-like isoform X1, with amino-acid sequence MNVGVFRESKKKMENTDLKGGSPGLQQTTTATAEPQQIVLVQQSHGNTSPNLAVGSCRGLGIGQLVCGIVLIAVAIILISLGSEAEFVSFMSVVVFAILFIITGSLGIGSARTKNRCLIHATLVLSILSSLGGLGILPGAIVDLNLAAKEWPAWTAAYAIILVVSVTEVILAIKQTMVCCRAVCCGYQQQPLQAVYYYTQPYAQNQPMVPTEQPYMANQPMAQTGQVACAPNQPMAATGQYYPQNPPAAPGGEKGYTKMTFTRERLVQIL; translated from the exons ATGAATGTCGGTGTATTTAGGGAGTCT aaaaaaaagatgGAAAACACTGACTTGAAAGGTGGTTCTCCTGGCCTACAACAAACTACAACTGCAACAGCTGAACCACAACAAATCGTGCTGGTACAGCAGTCACATGGCAATACAAGTCCTAACCTTGCGGTCGGCTCTTGCCGTGGTCTTGGAATAGGTCAGCTAGTATGCGGTATTGTCCTGATAGCAGTTGCCATTATTCTGATTTCACTTGGATCTGAAGCTGAATTTGTGTCTTTCATGAGCGTAGTAGTCTTTGCAATATTA TTCATTATCACAGGATCCCTAGGTATTGGTTCAGCCCGGACCAAGAATCGTTGTCTG ATTCATGCTACTTTGGTGCTTTCCATTCTGTCTTCTCTTGGCGGACTAGGCATTCTGCCAGGAGCTATCGTGGATTTGAATTTGGCAGCCAAAGAATGG CCAGCCTGGACCGCCGCTTATGCGATAATACTGGTTGTTTCTGTGACTGAAGTGATCTTGGCAATAAAACAAACCATGGTTTGCTGCAGGGCTGTGTGCTGTGGATATCAGCAACAGCCACTACAAGCG GTGTATTACTACACACAACCATATGCTCAAAACCAACCAATGGTTCCAACTGAACAACCTTACATGGCAAACCAACCAATGGCCCAAACTGGACAGGTTGCCTGTGCGCCCAACCAGCCAATGGCTGCAACTGGACAATACTATCCACAAAACCCACCTGCGGCCCCTGGTGGTGAAAAAG GATATACTAAGATGACATTCACTCGGGAAAGACTTGTACAGATACTTTAG
- the LOC139152815 gene encoding membrane-spanning 4-domains subfamily A member 4D-like isoform X2, with protein MENTDLKGGSPGLQQTTTATAEPQQIVLVQQSHGNTSPNLAVGSCRGLGIGQLVCGIVLIAVAIILISLGSEAEFVSFMSVVVFAILFIITGSLGIGSARTKNRCLIHATLVLSILSSLGGLGILPGAIVDLNLAAKEWPAWTAAYAIILVVSVTEVILAIKQTMVCCRAVCCGYQQQPLQAVYYYTQPYAQNQPMVPTEQPYMANQPMAQTGQVACAPNQPMAATGQYYPQNPPAAPGGEKGYTKMTFTRERLVQIL; from the exons atgGAAAACACTGACTTGAAAGGTGGTTCTCCTGGCCTACAACAAACTACAACTGCAACAGCTGAACCACAACAAATCGTGCTGGTACAGCAGTCACATGGCAATACAAGTCCTAACCTTGCGGTCGGCTCTTGCCGTGGTCTTGGAATAGGTCAGCTAGTATGCGGTATTGTCCTGATAGCAGTTGCCATTATTCTGATTTCACTTGGATCTGAAGCTGAATTTGTGTCTTTCATGAGCGTAGTAGTCTTTGCAATATTA TTCATTATCACAGGATCCCTAGGTATTGGTTCAGCCCGGACCAAGAATCGTTGTCTG ATTCATGCTACTTTGGTGCTTTCCATTCTGTCTTCTCTTGGCGGACTAGGCATTCTGCCAGGAGCTATCGTGGATTTGAATTTGGCAGCCAAAGAATGG CCAGCCTGGACCGCCGCTTATGCGATAATACTGGTTGTTTCTGTGACTGAAGTGATCTTGGCAATAAAACAAACCATGGTTTGCTGCAGGGCTGTGTGCTGTGGATATCAGCAACAGCCACTACAAGCG GTGTATTACTACACACAACCATATGCTCAAAACCAACCAATGGTTCCAACTGAACAACCTTACATGGCAAACCAACCAATGGCCCAAACTGGACAGGTTGCCTGTGCGCCCAACCAGCCAATGGCTGCAACTGGACAATACTATCCACAAAACCCACCTGCGGCCCCTGGTGGTGAAAAAG GATATACTAAGATGACATTCACTCGGGAAAGACTTGTACAGATACTTTAG